A region of Streptomyces sp. R44 DNA encodes the following proteins:
- a CDS encoding carbamoyltransferase C-terminal domain-containing protein: MLAPGHYLSTYLAPVGQAALPQHLHDHCAALWVKTEHDIKLVRYWELERVSGVKHHNLPLYTTEATQDLLRQLVEGEGVSYDDLLGVWGTPGVGRTDALQAFADEHDLPLHSLAHLFTALVGEPAAGGRTVLGFAVDGGPDMATETRSKHHWYAGGTLAADGSLRLFPVESPGALYSAAKALYGLEQGSLMALASASESRIEADPDDVLGTSTFWGPEARRNADRVLADLDALARDRAASGEGWHDDPRFDAVDNRISAVMKVVQHASESVMLRNVERAVKEHALDPADTVLALAGGYALNCPTNTLLMNRFGFAALSAPPCVNDSGQALGLGLLGFHLEDPPSRGSFSLGTAFHGNDRLRLPEALRRWSDHIVDTSDFDEERFLADLADGPVAWVHGPAEIGPRALGARSLLGDPRTLATRDRLNEIKRRQWWRPVAPIVLSGHVQDWFEEGRDSPYMLEAFHVRHDRREHIPAALHLDGSARVQTLRPQDNPALHTAVSAFHRATGIPVLCNTSLNDKGEPIVDDAVHALNFCLRRGVDIAYIDGTRVRLAPRPEALPEGRERRHEQLFLDHDDERARLWETWTAAGHEPAAVFLLARSPELRAVAEQPNGPAVLRRMLALAARRSPHFDRIVTDFLKRCGPGASRAGLTDSAVDFDALDEL; encoded by the coding sequence GTGCTCGCTCCCGGCCACTATCTCTCGACCTATCTCGCCCCGGTAGGACAGGCCGCGCTTCCGCAGCACCTCCACGACCACTGTGCGGCACTGTGGGTGAAGACGGAACACGACATCAAGCTCGTCCGCTACTGGGAACTGGAACGCGTCAGCGGAGTCAAACACCACAACCTTCCGCTCTACACCACAGAGGCCACCCAGGATCTGCTGCGGCAGCTGGTGGAGGGCGAAGGGGTGTCCTACGACGACCTCCTAGGCGTCTGGGGCACTCCTGGAGTGGGCCGGACGGACGCGCTCCAGGCGTTCGCCGACGAGCACGACCTCCCGCTGCACAGCCTGGCCCACCTGTTCACCGCCCTCGTGGGCGAGCCGGCGGCCGGCGGCCGGACCGTTCTCGGCTTCGCCGTGGACGGCGGGCCGGACATGGCGACCGAGACGCGGTCCAAGCACCACTGGTACGCGGGCGGCACCCTGGCGGCCGACGGCTCCCTGCGGCTCTTCCCCGTGGAGTCCCCCGGGGCGCTCTACTCGGCCGCGAAGGCGCTGTACGGACTGGAACAAGGGTCCTTGATGGCGCTCGCGTCCGCGTCGGAGAGCCGGATCGAGGCGGACCCCGACGACGTCCTCGGCACCTCGACGTTCTGGGGACCGGAGGCCCGCCGCAACGCCGACCGTGTGCTCGCCGACCTCGACGCGCTCGCCCGCGACCGGGCGGCATCCGGCGAGGGATGGCACGACGACCCCCGGTTCGACGCGGTGGACAACCGGATCAGCGCGGTGATGAAGGTGGTGCAGCACGCCTCGGAATCGGTCATGCTCCGCAACGTCGAACGGGCCGTCAAGGAACACGCGCTCGACCCGGCCGACACCGTCCTCGCCCTCGCCGGCGGCTACGCGCTCAACTGCCCCACCAACACCCTGCTGATGAACCGCTTCGGATTCGCGGCCCTGTCCGCGCCCCCGTGCGTCAACGACAGCGGCCAGGCACTCGGCCTGGGACTGCTCGGATTCCACCTGGAAGACCCGCCGTCCCGCGGCTCGTTCTCCCTCGGTACGGCCTTCCACGGCAACGACCGCCTACGGCTCCCCGAGGCCCTGCGCCGCTGGTCCGACCACATCGTCGACACGAGCGACTTCGACGAGGAGCGGTTCCTCGCCGACCTCGCCGACGGCCCGGTCGCCTGGGTGCACGGGCCGGCGGAGATCGGCCCGCGAGCGCTCGGAGCACGCAGCCTGCTGGGCGACCCGCGCACCCTGGCCACCCGCGACCGCCTCAACGAGATCAAGAGGCGGCAGTGGTGGCGGCCGGTGGCGCCCATCGTGCTGAGCGGACACGTCCAGGACTGGTTCGAGGAGGGCCGCGACTCCCCGTACATGCTGGAGGCCTTCCACGTACGGCACGACCGGCGCGAGCACATCCCCGCCGCACTCCACCTGGACGGGTCCGCGCGGGTCCAGACCCTCCGGCCGCAGGACAATCCCGCCCTGCACACGGCCGTCAGCGCCTTCCACCGGGCGACCGGGATCCCCGTTCTCTGCAACACCTCCCTCAACGACAAGGGCGAGCCGATCGTCGACGACGCCGTCCACGCCCTCAACTTCTGCCTGCGCCGGGGCGTGGACATCGCGTACATCGACGGCACCCGGGTGCGGCTGGCGCCCCGCCCGGAGGCACTCCCGGAGGGCAGGGAGCGGCGCCACGAGCAGCTCTTCCTGGACCACGACGACGAGCGGGCACGACTGTGGGAGACGTGGACGGCGGCCGGGCACGAGCCGGCCGCGGTCTTCCTCCTCGCCAGGAGCCCCGAGCTGCGCGCCGTGGCCGAGCAGCCGAACGGACCGGCCGTGCTGCGCCGGATGCTGGCCCTGGCCGCCCGGCGTTCCCCGCACTTCGACCGCATCGTCACCGACTTCCTGAAGCGCTGCGGCCCCGGCGCCTCCCGCGCCGGCCTCACCGACTCCGCGGTGGACTTCGACGCCCTCGACGAGCTCTAG
- a CDS encoding dTMP kinase, whose protein sequence is MPHRITFEPRTDTGRLIVLCGTDGVGKTSLMSALHTEGNARGWRVNQLKQPTPELRQDAYFRRMSSTMETDPTAARAAVMMAMADRLVSCRETVVPLLEAGETVIIDRYVFSGLARLGLWDPADDHSWFVEACRGLPRPDLTVLLVADEDVIGRRLAERDYETTSEAAFRTVLAVQRALLGLAEDNDMTVVDTSATTVAASTARVIDHFDLHEIRA, encoded by the coding sequence ATGCCCCACCGCATCACCTTCGAACCCCGCACCGACACCGGCCGCCTCATCGTGCTCTGTGGCACCGACGGCGTCGGCAAGACATCGCTCATGTCCGCCCTCCACACCGAGGGAAACGCCCGCGGCTGGCGGGTGAACCAGCTCAAACAGCCGACGCCCGAACTGCGGCAGGACGCCTACTTCCGCCGGATGAGCAGCACCATGGAGACCGATCCCACCGCGGCGCGGGCCGCCGTGATGATGGCGATGGCGGACCGCCTGGTCTCCTGCCGGGAGACGGTCGTGCCCCTCCTGGAGGCCGGCGAGACGGTGATCATCGACCGCTACGTCTTCTCCGGGCTCGCCCGCCTCGGACTGTGGGACCCCGCCGACGACCACTCCTGGTTCGTCGAGGCGTGCCGCGGACTGCCGCGCCCCGACCTCACCGTGCTGCTCGTCGCGGACGAGGACGTCATCGGGCGCCGCCTCGCCGAGCGCGACTACGAGACCACCTCCGAGGCCGCCTTCCGGACGGTGCTGGCCGTCCAGCGGGCGCTGCTCGGGCTCGCGGAGGACAACGACATGACCGTGGTGGACACCTCCGCCACCACCGTGGCGGCCAGCACCGCCAGGGTGATCGACCACTTCGACCTGCACGAGATCCGTGCCTGA
- a CDS encoding phosphopantetheine-binding protein — protein MSTVNQKPDETAVRTALAEIGLVPDAAGLAPDDDLFALGLTSLQVVQLVVVLEEVLGTEIPDDRISVQDFRSVNQILAMLAERDG, from the coding sequence ATGAGCACCGTGAACCAGAAGCCCGACGAGACGGCCGTACGGACCGCCCTGGCCGAGATCGGACTCGTGCCGGACGCCGCCGGACTCGCGCCCGACGACGACCTCTTCGCCCTGGGCCTGACGTCCCTCCAGGTCGTACAGCTGGTGGTCGTCCTGGAGGAGGTCCTCGGAACGGAGATCCCCGACGACCGCATCAGTGTCCAGGACTTCCGCAGCGTCAACCAGATCCTCGCGATGCTGGCCGAGCGCGACGGATGA